The Mustela nigripes isolate SB6536 chromosome 4, MUSNIG.SB6536, whole genome shotgun sequence genome includes a window with the following:
- the PEG10 gene encoding LOW QUALITY PROTEIN: retrotransposon-derived protein PEG10 (The sequence of the model RefSeq protein was modified relative to this genomic sequence to represent the inferred CDS: inserted 1 base in 1 codon), whose product MRNKKLLKTKRRKGGRGGQDPGLHPHRSEATSGRSPPTPALTLGPDCPPPPPPPPPNGPSSSSSSCSSSSSSSSSSRSAQRGQYIPNLAERRRDDLSEEINNLREKVMKQSEENNNLQNQVQKLTEENTTLREQVEPPPQDEEDDLELRGAAAAAAPPTPLEEECPDDLPEKFDGNPDMLVPFMAQCQLFMEKSTRDFSVDRVRVCFVTSMMTGRAARWASAKLERSHYLMHNYPAFMTEMKHVFEDPQRREAAKRKIRRLRQGMGSVIDYSNAFQMIAQDLDWNEPALIDQYHEGLSDHIQAELSHLEVAKSLSALIGQCIHIERRLARAAAARKPRSPPRTLVLPHITSHHQVDPTEPVGGARMRLTQEEKERRRKLNLCLYCGNGGHYADNCPAKASKASPXGKLPGPAVEGPSATGPELIRSPQDDASSPHLQVMLQIHLPGRHTLFVRAMIDSGASGNFIDHEYVAQNGIPLRVKDWPILVEAIDGRPIASGPVVHETHDLIVDLGDHREVLSFDVTQSPFFPVVLGVRWLSTHDPNITWSTRSIVFDSEYCRYHCRMYSPIPPSLPPPAQPSFYYPVDGYRVYQPVRYYYVQNVYTPVDENVYPDHRLVDPTIEMIPGAHSIPSGHVYSLSEPEMAALRDFVARNVKDGLITPTIAPNGAQVLQVKRGWKLQVSYDCRAPNSFTIQNQYPRLSIPNLDDQAHLATYTEYVPQLPGYQTYPTYTTYPTYPVGFAWYPVGRDGHGRSLYVPVMITWNPHWYRQPPVPQYPPPQPPPPPPPPPPPPSYSTM is encoded by the exons ATGCG aaacaaaaagcttttgaaaacaaaaagaagaaagggtggAAGAGGAGGCCAGGATCCGGGCCTCCATCCCCACAGGAGCGAAGCTACATCTGGGAGGTCTCCTCCCACTCCAGCTCTCACCCTGGGGCCCGactgcccacctcctcctcctcctcctccccccaacggcccctcctcctcctcttcctcttgctcctcctcctcttcctcttcttcctcctcacgCAGCGCCCAAAGGGGCCAGTACATCCCCAACCTGGCCGAACGAAGGCGGGACGATCTCTCTGAAGAGATCAACAACCTCCGAGAGAAGGTCATGAAGCAGTCCGAGGAGAACAACAACCTGCAGAACCAGGTGCAGAAGCTCACTGAGGAGAACACCACCCTCCGTGAGCAAGTGGAGCCCCCCCCTCAGGATGAGGAGGATGACCTCGAGCTCCGCGGTGCTGCGGCGGCGGctgccccacccactcccctaGAGGAAGAGTGCCCAGATGACCTTCCTGAGAAGTTCGACGGCAACCCAGACATGCTGGTTCCTTTCATGGCCCAGTGCCAGCTCTTCATGGAGAAAAGCACCAGAGATTTCTCAGTCGACCGCGTCCGCGTCTGCTTCGTGACCAGCATGATGACCGGTCGCGCCGCCCGCTGGGCCTCCGCGAAGCTGGAGAGATCCCACTACCTGATGCACAACTACCCAGCCTTCATGACCGAAATGAAGCACGTCTTCGAAGACCCCCAGAGGCGAGAGGCCGCCAAACGCAAGATCAGACGTCTGCGCCAGGGCATGGGGTCGGTCATCGACTACTCCAACGCCTTCCAGATGATTGCGCAGGACCTGGATTGGAACGAGCCCGCCCTGATCGACCAGTACCACGAGGGCCTCAGCGACCACATTCAGGCAGAGCTGTCCCACCTCGAAGTGGCCAAGTCGCTGTCGGCACTGATCGGCCAGTGCATCCACATCGAGAGAAGGCTGGCCAGAGCGGCCGCTGCTCGCAAGCCGCGCTCCCCACCGCGCACGCTGGTGTTGCCGCACATCACGAGCCACCACCAGGTAGATCCCACCGAGCCTGTGGGCGGCGCCCGCATGCGCCTGAcccaggaggaaaaagaaagacgcAGAAAGCTGAACCTCTGCCTCTACTGCGGAAATGGAGGTCACTACGCCGACAACTGTCCTGCCAAGGCCTCAAAGGCTTCGC GCGGGAAACTCCCCGGCCCCGCTGTAGAGGGACCTTCAGCGACCGGGCCAGAATTAATAAGGTCCCCACAAGATGATGCTTCATCTCCACACTTGCAAGTGATGCTCCAGATTCATCTCCCGGGCAGACACACCCTGTTCGTCCGAGCCATGATCGATTCTGGTGCTTCTGGCAACTTCATCGATCACGAATATGTTGCCCAGAACGGAATTCCTCTGAGGGTCAAGGACTGGCCAATACTGGTGGAAGCGATTGATGGACGCCCCATAGCATCGGGCCCAGTTGTCCACGAAACGCATGACCTGATAGTCGACCTGGGAGATCACCGCGAGGTGCTGTCATTCGATGTGACTCAGTCTCCGTTCTTCCCCGTCGTCCTTGGGGTGCGCTGGCTGAGCACACACGATCCCAACATCACGTGGAGCACCCGATCGATCGTCTTTGATTCTGAATATTGCCGATACCACTGCCGGATGTATTCCCCAATACCTCCGTCGCTCCCACCACCGGCACAGCCGTCGTTTTACTACCCGGTGGATGGATACAGAGTTTACCAGCCAGTGAGGTATTACTATGTCCAGAATGTGTACACTCCAGTGGACGAAAACGTCTACCCGGATCACCGCCTGGTTGACCCCACCATCGAAATGATACCTGGAGCGCACAGTATTCCCAGCGGACACGTGTACTCACTGTCCGAACCCGAAATGGCAGCCCTGCGAGATTTTGTGGCCAGAAACGTGAAAGACGGGCTGATTACTCCGACAATCGCCCCGAATGGAGCCCAGGTTCTCCAGGTGAAGAGGGGATGGAAACTGCAAGTCTCCTACGACTGCCGAGCTCCCAACAGCTTCACCATTCAGAATCAGTATCCTCGACTCTCTATTCCAAACTTGGATGACCAGGCTCACCTGGCAACGTACACTGAATACGTACCTCAACTACCTGGATACCAGACCTACCCCACATACACCACGTACCCGACCTACCCAGTAGGATTTGCCTGGTACCCAGTGGGGCGAGATGGACATGGACGATCGCTCTATGTCCCCGTGATGATCACCTGGAACCCACATTGGTACCGCCAGCCTCCGGTACCCCAGTATCcaccgccgcagccgccgccgccacctccgccgccgccgccgccgccgtcttACAGCACCATGTAG